AGTTCGTCATTGATGCGGAATTCGAGGTTGCCGCCAAGCTGAATATCGGTGCCGCGGCCGGCCATGTTGGTGGCGATGGTCACGACGCTCTTGCGGCCCGCCTGCGCCACGATATGTGCCTCGCGCTCATGCTGGCGCGCATTGAGTACCTCATGCTTGACGCCTTCCTTGACCAGGAAATCGCTGAGCAGTTCCGACTTCTCGATCGACACCGTGCCGACCAGCACCGGCTGGCCCTTGTCGGCATGGTACTTGATCTTCTTGGCGATCGCCTGAAACTTGTCGGCGGTGTCCTTGTAGAATTCGTCTTCCTCGTCGACGCGCTGGATGTCGACATTGGTCGGGATGGTCACGACGTTCATCTTGTAGATGTCGAAGAATTCCGCCGCCTCGGTCGCCGCGGTGCCGGTCATGCCCGACAGTTTCGGGTACATGCGGAAATAATTCTGGAAGGTGATCGACGCCATGGTCTGGTTCTCGGGCTCGATCTCGACGCCTTCCTTGGCCTCGACCGCCTGGTGCAGGCCGTCCGACCAGCGTCGGCCGTCCATCATACGGCCAGTGAATTCGTCGATGATGATGACCTTGCCGTCCTTGACGATATAGTCGGTGTCGGCCTTGAACATCACGATCGCGCGCAGCGCCTGGTTGAGGTGATGCACCACCTGGGTGTTCTCGAAATCGTAGAGATTCTGCCCCTCGAGCAGGCCCGCCGCTTCAAGCATGCGTTCGACCTTCTCGGTGCCGTCTTCGGTCAGGATGATCGTCTTCTGCTTCTCGTCCTTCTCGTAATCGCCGGGGACGAGCTGCTTCACCACTGCATCGACCGACTTGTACAGATCGGACTTGTCGTCGGTCGGGCCGGAGATGATCAACGGCGTGCGCGCTTCGTCGATCAGCACCGAATCGACTTCGTCGACGATCGCCATGGCGAACGGGCGCTGGACCATCGAGGCGCGTTCATACTTCATGTTATCGCGCAAATAATCGAAGCCGAACTCGTTGTTCGTGCCGTAGGTGATGTCGGCGTGATAGGCTTCGCGGCGCTGTGCATCGGACAGGTTGGGGATGATCACTCCGACGGTCATACCGAGGAATTTATAGACCCGGCCCATCCACTCCGCGTCGCGCGCGGCGAGATAGTCGTTGACGGTGATGACATGGACGCCAAGGCCAGGCAGCGCATTGAGATACACAGCGAGCGTCGCGACCAAAGTCTTGCCCTCGCCGGTACGCATCTCGGCGATCTCGCCACGATGGAGCACGATTCCGCCGACCATCTGCACGTCGTAATGGCGCTGGCCGAGCACGCGCTTGGCCGCTTCACGCACCGTGGCGAACGCCTCGGGCAGCAGGTCGTCGAGCTTGGTGCCGCCCGCCAGCCGCTCACGGAACACGGTGGTTTGGTTGGCCAATTCCTCATCCGACATGGCCGAGATGGTCGGTTCGAAATCGGCAATCTTGTTGACGATCGCACCGAGCGATTTGACGTAACGGTCGTTCGAGGAACCGAAAAGCGATTTGGCAAGGCCGCCGAGCATGGAGAATTCCTGTGAATTTTAGGTTGGGTCGCGGCGGGGCGTGCCCCTGCCGTCGACAAGAGAATGGCGAGATGCGGCGCGAACTGGCGCCGGCGCGTCTTATTTGCGCGGTTTGCTCAGATAGAGCGGGACCGGCGCGAAGATCGCTAGGTCCGGGGAAACGAGCGGCAGGGTGACGGTCGCGGCAAACCGGGGCTCAGTGACGAGCGCCAGATAGGACCGGACCTGACGAACGCTGGCCACCTGTGCGGTGACCGACGCCTGCGCACCGGCGATGGCGCCGGCGCTCTGATGGAACTGCGCTTCCGGTGCGCGCACGCCGGAGATCGCGCCGGTCAGCGCGCTCAGCAGGGCAGAAATGAAAAGCAGCAATTGCATAGGTCTGGCGGCATGTAGTGCGCCGCCCGGCCCGCGTCCATCATTTACACGCGACGCACGGGTCGTCATCGGTCCTGGATCTGCCACTTCACCGAGCGAAGGGTGAACGCCGTCCAGATCGGCCGGCCACCGGCATCGCGTGCGGGCAAGAATTCGCCATTCTCCATCGCGAGGCGACAGGTCGCCTCGTCGAGCGAGTTCGATCCGCTGCTCGATATGATCCAACACCGTCGCGGCAAGCCTTCGGGTCGATCGCCAGGCCGACCGTGACCCGCCCCTCCTGCTCTTTGCGGCGCGCATCGGGCGGGTAAGAATCCGGCGGGAACCAGTCGGCCATATTGCCTTTCGGCACAGCCAGGGTCGCCGGTGTGGAATAGGGCGGATCCGGTTCGCGCGGCGCGGGCCGTGCCCCAGGGCCGGCAGGCTGCTCGGTTGGTGCGGCCGGCGCTGCGATCACCGCTGGTGCCGGTGCGGCCTTGCCGACCGCCTTCGGACTGGCGTTGCCCGCGCGATCGCGCATCGGCAGCGCGATGAAGATGATGCTGGTCACGATCAGCAGGCCGCATATCGCCAGCACAGCGATGGTCAGCCGCTTGTCGGAAGCGCTTTTCGACGCGGTGGACGGGTCGTTGCCGCCGCTCAAGAGCGGCACATCGTGGCGATCATCGACAACACAGCCATCATTCTCCCGCCCGTTAAGCGCTCATTTCGCGACGAATGTCAGGGTCATAAAACGAACGGCGCGAGCGGTGATACCCTTTGCTGCCTTAAGCGGTGCGATGGCTGTGTCTTTCAAAATCCGCTCACAGGCGAACTGGTCGATGGCATGGCTACCGCTCGATTCCCGGATCCGACAGGCTTCGCTATGGCCTGTCGCATCGAATTCCAACCGCATCTTGACCGGGCGCGCATAGTCCGACGGCAGTACCGCGACCGTCTGGGTCGAATTGAACATGACGGGGCTTTTGTTGATGCCGATCGTCCAGGTCAGCACGGTCCGAAACACACCCGAAACGGCGGCGCCCGCGCCATTCTGAGCCGGCACGAACCGCAGGCGTTTCACGGCCAGCTTGCACGACTGAGTATCGAGCGAGACGGAGCGGCTGCTCTCGGTGACCGTACATCCCGTCGGCTTGCCCTCGGCGGACACTGCCACCTCGATCGTCACGATACCTGCCTTTGACCGCGCATCGCGCGGATAGTCCGCCGGAGAGATCAGCTTCTGCAGGTCGATCGGCTGGGGATCGCTCGCTGGTGGGGTGACCATCTGTAGCGCGATCGCAATCGCAAATGACAGCACCGGCAAAATCCTTCCTGGCCCATTCGTCAGCCTGTGTATGGCCAATGTGCGATGTGGTCCATCTCCGCGGTCCAGACCGGCAGGTCACACGCCTGTCACAGGGATCCGCCAGTGAGGGAACTCACGGCACGGAAAATCCATCATGGCGTTCACGCTCGATCCCGGCTCCTCCGCAGAAATGGAGCGCATCAAACAGGAAATCGCCGACAGTTTCGATGAGGAACTGGAGATGGAGATCGATGAAAGCCGGCTCGAAACCCTGCTTGCCGATCTGGCGGACCATCCCGATCGCGAACAGGTCGAGCGGCGGGTCTATTTCCGCGAGCTGTTCCGCCTGCAGCATGAACTCGTGCGGCTGCAGGACTGGGTCCAGCACAAGGGGCTGAAGGTGGTCATCATCTTCGAAGGCCGCGATTCTGCCGGCAAGGGCGGCGCGATCAAGCGCATCACGCAGCGGCTCAACCCGCGCGTATGCCGGGTGGCGGCGCTCCCCGCGCCCAATGAGCGCGAACGGACACAATGGTATTTCCAGCGTTACACCGCGCATTTGCCCGCAGCAGGCGAGATCGTGCTGTTCGATCGCAGCTGGTATAATCGTGCCGGAGTCGAGCGGGTCATGGGCTTTTGCACCGAGGAGGAGTGCGAGGAGTTCTTCCGCTCGGTTCCCGAATTCGAACGGATGCTCGTGCGTTCCGGCATCATCCTGCTGAAATACTGGTTTTCGATCACCGATGCGGAGCAGGAATTCCGCTTCAACATGCGCATTCACGATCCGCTCAAACAGTGGAAACTCTCGCCGATGGACGTCGAATCGCGCCGCCGCTGGGAGGATTATACGCGCGCCAAGGAAGCGATGCTGGAACGCACGCACATCGCCGAAGCACCATGGTGGGTGGTCGAGGCGGTCGACAAGAAAAAGGCGCGGCTGAACTGCATCGCGCATCTGCTCGACCAGATTCCCTATGGCGACGTGCCCAAGGCGATGGTGACCCTGCCCGATCGGGTGCGGCACGAGGATTATATCCGCCAGCCGGTGCCGCCTGAGCTGCACGTGCCCGATCGCTACTGAAGCTCTCCGGGAGATATGGGACACCGGTTGTGTTATATCTCGGCCGCTGCTTCAGCATAAGGTGTTCATTTATAAACTATTATATTGCATATAGTTAGGATGATATCCTGACAGCGGATGGGACTGCTTCCGCTCAGCTCAGCGCCGCACAAAGCCGAGCCAGCGCAGCAATAGATAAGTTGCCACCGCCGCGCCGAGCGCCAGCATGGTTGCGCCGAGCGTACCCATCGATGAGGTCAGCGGCATACCGCCGGTGTTCATCCCGAAAACACCCGTGACCAATGTCGCGGGCAGCATCAAGGCAGTCATGATCGACAGGATGTAGAGATTCTGGTTGGTGCGCTGCGCCGCCTGGATATCCAGCTCCTCGCGCAACAGCCGCAGCTGTCCCTGCACGGCGATGATGTCGCCGTCGAGCGACTGCAGGCGCTGCACCAGTTTTTCGACGGTGGCGAGCAAAGCTTCGGGCAGTTCCTCATCCTCTTCCAGCCGGTGGAAAACCTCACGCATGCCGCCGAGCATCCGGTGAATCTGGGCGATGCGGCGACGGATACCGATCAGGTCGCGGGTGGTCGGTGGATCATGGCCGTCGAGCAGCGCATCCTCGGCGATGCGCACCTCGTCGCTGAGCGTGCGGCTGATCCCCGCGACATTTTCGGTGATCGCGCCGACCAGCAGGTCGAGCGCCGCCGCTGGCCCCGCCAGCGATGGGAGCCGCTCCAGCCGCTGGCGCACGATATCGGCCGACCGGATCGGGTGCGACCGTGTGGTGAGGATCAGCGTCGGAGTCAGCGCGACACGGAGTGCGCCGATCCGCGCGGTATCCGCGACATCGAAATCGCGCTCGAAATCATGCAGCACGCACCCGACCGTGTCGCCATCGACCAGCGCGCGCTGATGCGTATCGGACGACAGCAGCAATTCACGCACGTCCGCCGGTAGCGCCGCGCCTTCGATCCAGTTGCGCGTGCCATGGTCGGCGAGGTTGAGGTGAAGCCAGCGCAAAGGGCCGGGCTGTGGCGCGTCGCAAGTTTCGACGGCGAGGCTAGCGGAGGCAGTGAAATCCAGCCCCCAGATCAACCCCGGCCGCATGCCGCCAAAGGGCATGAGATCGGGAATGAGAGTTTCGCGCGTGACCCGCCCTTCCTACAATATCTGCGAGAAGAGCATGTAGAGGCCGCCAGCCAGCAGGATCGACACCGGCAAGGTCAGCACCCATGCCATCAGCATGTTGCGGATCGTGCTCATCTGCAGCCCCGATCCGTTCGCCGCCATCGTCCCCGCGACGCCCGAGGACAGAACATGCGTGGTCGACACGGGCAGTCCGAGATGATCCGCGCCGAAGATCGTGCCCATCGCGACCAGCTCGGCCGCGGCGCCCTGCGCATAGGTCAAATGCGTCTTGCCGATCTTTTCGCCGACCGTGACGACGATCCGCTTCCAGCCGACCATCGTGCCGAGCCCGAGCGCGAAGGCCACCGCGATCTTGACCCAGGTCGGGATGAAACGGGTACCGGCGTCGAGCGATGACTTATAGGTGGTCAGCGTTTTTGTGCTGGCCTCGGACAAGCCGGCGACCTTGTCCTTGCCGAGCCGCTTGATCGCCTCCGATGCAAGATACATGTCGTTGCGGATGTTACCCACAGCGGCGGCCGGCACCTTGGTGAATGAGCCATATTCAATCACCTGCTGATCGACATCGGCGATTAGCGTGGCAAGTGCCGGCACCGTCGCCGGCGTGAATTGTTTATCGGCGATATAATTGGTCACGACCGTGCGCGCGGCTTCGGGCGATGCACCGGCCGGACGGCCGCCCAGCGCATCGGTCGCGACGACCGAATTCATATGGAAATCGGCCGAATATTTGGCCGGCACCGCGCGGTTCAGCGCATAGGCGGTCGGTACCGTACCGATCAGGATCAGCATGATCAGGCCCATGCCTTTTTGCCCGTCATTCGAGCCATGCGCGAAACTGACGCCGGTGCAGGTGAAGATCAGCAGGCTGCGGATCCACAACGGCGGCGGCACGCCCGGTTTAGGCTCCTGATAGAGTGCCTTGTTGCGGATCAGCAGCTTCATCGCGAGGAACAGCAAAGCCGCGACGCCGAAACCGATCAGCGGCGACACCAGCAACGCCTGACCGATCTCCGCCGCCTTGGACCAGTCGACACCCGACGTTCCGCTCTTGCCGTGCATCATCGCATTGGCGACGCCGACGCCGATGATCGACCCGATCAGTGTATGGGACGAGGAAGACGGGATGCCCAGCCACCAGGTCGCCAGGTTCCACGCGATCGCCGCGAGCAGCAGCGCGAAGACCATGGCGAAGCCGGCATTGGAACCGACCTGCAGGATCAGTTCGACCGGCAGCAGCGAGACGATGCCGAATGCCACCGCGCCGGTCGACAGCAGGACGCCGAGGAAATTGAAGAAACCCGACCACACCACCGCGATATTGGCCGGCATCGCATTGGTATAGATGACGGTGGCGACCGCATTGGCGGTATCGTGAAATCCGTTCACGAATTCGAAGCCGAGCGCGATCAGCAGCGCGATGAACAACAGGATGAAGGGCAGATAGGCGGTCGCCTCGACCCCGACGGCACTGGCATCGGTATATACGCTGTATCCGACATAGATCAGCGCGGCGAGGATCGCTGCGCCAAAGCCCAGTTTTCCGGCGACGCCCAAGCCCTTGTCGAGATCGGGCCGTCCGAGCGCGGTATCTGCGGCGATCGTAGCGTTCATCGGGTCGCGGCCTTTGTCGATTCGGCCCTCGGTACAAGCGGGTTGTGACAAGCCCATGTCGGTCAGCGGCCCCGACCGCGAGCCGACATACAAACGACGATATTGGTGAAACCGCCGGTGACCTGTTTCGCAATCATGGTTATGGGGTGCGTATGACCTCGACCATCTCGCCGCTCGCTCCTGCCGGATTCCCCACTCTCCCCGCCATTCCCGGCGTCACGTTGCGTATCGCTCGCGCGCATTACAAAACCTGGGATCGCTGCGACCTGACATTCATCACGCTTGACCCCGTTACTGTCGTTGCGGGCGTTCTGACACAGAGCCGCTGCCCTTCGCCCGAAGTCGAATCGTGCCGCAAGGCGCTGATCCTCGGCCAGGCACGCGCGCTGGTGGTCAATGCGGGCAATTCCAACGCCTTTACCGGTGATCGCGGCCGCGAGGCGGTCGAGAATCTCGCCGCGCGCACCGCGCAGCATCTCGGTTGCCAGCCTTCCGACATCTTCCTCGCCTCGACCGGGGTGATCGGCGTGCCGCTGCCGATCGACAAGTCGGAGGCTGGGCTGAACGCCGCCTTCACCGCCGAGCCGTGCGGCTGGGAAGACGCCGCGGCGACGATCATGACCACCGACACGTTCGCCAAAGGCGCGGTCACGACCGCGATCGTCGATGGCAAGACGGTAAGCCTGGTCGGGATCATCAAGGGTTCGGGCATGATCATGCCCGACATGGCGACAATGCTCGGATTCATCTTCACCGATGCCGCGGTCGACCCGGCCTTTCTGCAATCGGCCCTGTCCGACGCTAATGTGAAGACTTTCTCCTGCATCACGGTCGATAGCGACACTTCGACCAGTGACACCGTGCTCGCCTTCGCCACCGGCGCGGCGGGCAATGCCCCGCTCGTTTCAGCCGATGATGACGGCGCGGACGCGTTTCGTGCCGCGCTCGCCGATCTGTGCCGGCAACTCGCCCATCTCGTGGTGCGCGACGGCGAAGGCGCGTCGAAATTCATCACCATCGACGTGACCGGCGCGGAGAGCGACACCAGCGCGCACCGGATCGCGCTGTCGATCGCCAATTCGCCACTGGTGAAGACCGCGATCGCGGGCGAGGACGCCAATTGGGGTCGCGTCGTGATGGCGGTGGGCAAAGCCGGTGAACCGGCCGAGCGCGACAAACTGGCGATCCGTTTCGGCGAGACGCAAGTCGCGCGTGATGGCCTGGCTGTTGCGGATTATGACGAGGCACCGGTCGCCGCGCATCTCAAGGGCAGCGATGTCGATATCGGCGTCGAACTCGGGCTTGGCGAGGGACGCGCCACGGTGTGGACCTGCGACCTGACGCACGGCTACATCTCGATCAACGGCGATTATCGGAGCTGACCCAGGTGTTGACGATCTGGGGACGACTGAATTCGCATAATGTGAAGAAGGTCGCCTGGCTTGCCGCCGAGATCGGCATGCCGCATGTGCGCTGCGATGTCGGCGGCCAGTTCGGCATGAATGACGCCTATCTGGCGCTCAACCCCAATGCGCTGATTCCGACGATCGAGGATGACGGCGTGGTATTGTGGGAATCGAACGCGATCCTGCGTTATCTCGCAGCAAAATATGCGCCCGGGGCATATTGGAGCGACGATCCGGCGGTCCGTGCGCAGGGCGACAAATGGATGGATTGGCAATTCGCCTATGCCGATGCGCAGCGCGACGCCTTTCTCAATCTTGTACGCCTGCCAACGGAGAAGCGCGATCCGGCATGCGTCGCCAGATCGGCGGCCGCCTGCGCGCAGCATATGGCGGTTCTCGACGAAGCACTGAGTCGGCAGACCTGGCTCTCCGGGGATCGCTTCGGCATCGGCGATATCCCGATGGGCGTTTATGCCCATAGCTGGTTCTCGCTGCCGATCGAGCGACCCGCTGTACCACATGTCGCAGGGTGGTATGAGCGGCTTAAGACGCGCCCTGCTTTTGCGGCGCAAGTCATGATTCCGCTCACCTGAAGCGACACGGAGAGAGCAATGCCCGACCTGATCCTGCATCATTATCCGATGTCGCCCTATAGCGAGCTCCTGCGCCTGGCGCTCGGCATCAAGGGCGCGGCCTGGCGATCGGTGATCATCCCCAATATCGCGCCTAAGCCCGACCTGATCCCGCTGACCGGCGGTTACCGCAAGACGCCGGTGTTTCAGATTGGCGCGGATATCTATTGCGATAGCGCCATCGCGATCGAGGCGATCGAGGCGTTCCAGCCCGAACCGAGCCTGTTCCCCGCCCCGCTCGGCCGGCTTGCCGCGCTGGTCGCGCTGCAATCCGGCGGTACGACCTTCAGCCAGTCGGTCGGATCGGCGATGGCGCCGTTCATCGACCGCATCGACAACGAGTTTTTCGAGGATCGCAAGAAACTGTTCGGGTTCGATCGCGAACGCGTGAGGCGTGGCGCGCCGCATCTGACGGCGCAGTTCATCGGCTGGCTCGCGCAGCTCGACGACGCGCTGTCCGATGGCCGCGCGTTCCTCGGTGGCGACGCGCCGGGTTATGCCGATTGCGCGGCGGGCATGAATGTCTGGTTCCAGGGCAATTTCGGACTGAAGGGCTCACGCACCGCCCCCTTTCCGCATGTCGGCGCGTGGATCGCGAGAGTCGAGGCGATCGGGCATGGCTTGCCGACCGACATGACCGCGCAAGAGGCGCTCGACGTGGCGCGGGATGCCGAGCCGCTGGTCGTCGAACGGATCGACGAGGATAGCGGCTTCACCGCCGGTCAGCCGGTCACTGTGCGTACCGAGGATCCCGGCGCGGACGTCGTCGAAGGCAGGCTGGTGAGACTGACGTCGCGCGACGTCGCGATTCTGCGTGATGATCCGCGCGTCGGCACTGTCGCGGTGCATTTCCCGCGCATCGGGCAGATCGTCATGCCGGCTTAGGACACGACCGACACCTCTGCGATCTCCCCTCTTTCAAGGGCGATTATGAAGCTTGCAAAACCAGCCAGCGAATATCGGGAAGTGGAAGAAGCGATCATTCAGGCGTAAGGGCGCGCGGCGTAGTCCTCAATCCACATTCGCTCGCACCACGCATCTTCACCAAATTGCTCGATCTCCGACTTCGCCGTCGCGAGCGGCAACGTCTTGGCCCAAGGAAGAAAGCGATTCTCGATATGAGCCGCTATCCGATCGAGCTTCCGACGTACTGAGCTTTCGTCAGTGCTCTCCCATTGAAGTCGCTCAAAGTCATAGTTCAGATTCTGCGGTCGATAGACCAGCTCTCTGTCGGCATCCTCCAGGGGCCTGAACTTGTAGGGATAGTCAAAGACCTCCGGTGGGACTCCCGTGGGGACCGCTTCTGTCCTGTCTCGCAGGAACGAGTGCCGAAAACATAGAATATGCGAGATTGACCCCGACGCACTCATCCGGCCACCCAGCCGAAAGAGCGCAATCGTCACCTGTTCGCTGGATAAGGAGAGCGCCTTTCCCTTCGACACGAAGCCCAACCGAGCCAAGCGGCTGGTCACGTGCTCCTCAAAGAGCGTTTCGAAAGCTTCCTTGTCCATGAACGCTGATGCCCTGTTCGACGCTTCGCGCCGAGCGATGCGCTTCGCGATCGCACCCACCCCCTGCCCCCTCCCTTGCAGGGAGGGGAAAGAAGATTGGCAGCTCAGTCAGTAATCAGGCGAGTTCGTTTTCGAGCCAGGCCTTGAGCTGGCTCTTGGGACGTGCGCCGAGCAGTTCGGCGACGGGCGCGCCGCCCTTGAACAACTTGAGCATGGGAATGCTGCGGATGCCCATCTGCGCGGCGATGTCGGGATTGTCGTCAATGTTAAGCTTGGCGATCGTCACCTGACCGCCCAGTTCTTCCGAAATCTCTTCGAGGCTCGGCCCGATCTGTTTGCACGGGCCGCACCATTCCGCCCAGAAATCGACGAGCACGGGGCCATCGGCCTTGAGGACGTCCGCGTCCCAGCTCGAATCGGTAATCTGTTTGGTAGCCATGATGGAGTCTCCTTTGTTGGCGCTAATCTAGGTACCGCGCGGGTCGCGCTCAAGCGCCGACTGCGTAGCTTTGCTCATTGGCGACAAAGCCCGGCTTGTGCGCGTCGAGAAGGCCGGACGGCAGTTCGAACAATGTTGGGCCCGAAGTGTAGAGCAAGGCCGCCTCGATCACCCGATCAGGGAAGATCGCCGCCAGCGCTTCGCGATAGGCCGCCATCTGGCGCAAATGATAGGACGGGACTTCCGCCAGCATCATGGGCGCGTGCCGCCCGGTCTTGAAGTCGATCACACGAATTTTGCGATCGGTGACGAGCAGGCGATCGACCGTGCCCGACACGACCACGCCATTCGCAACCACCGCGGCAATCGGTGCTTCGGCAAGCGATTCCGGACCGAACAGGTCTGCGAAAATCGGATCGTCCAGCACGGCCAGCACGGTTTTCGCGATCTCGGCGCGGTCGGCAGGCTTCTCCACGCCGCCTGCCCCGGCAAGCCACCGCTCAGCCGATATCTCACGCATATCGGGCGCAACGGCGGGCAGGCGCTCGAACAGCGCGTGGATCAGTCGCCCCCGCTCCACTGCGACGCGCATTGCCGGCGATGGCGGTGGATCCGCCACCATATCCTCGCCGAGCGACGACGGTGCGAGCGGCCGCGGCGGACGTGCCTCGACCGGTGCCTTGCGCCTGACCCAGTCGGGCAAGGTCGCACTGACGGACGAGCGATCGGTACCCTTTGGTTTCAGCGCGACCGGCTTTTGCGGCACGCGTCCGGCATAATGCCTGGCCTCTTCCGACGGCTCTATCCCGAGCGACGCAAGGGCGCGGTCGGAGGCGGCATACCAGCTCGTCTCGGGCGGCACGCCTTTGGCCATCGGCCCAAGCGCGCCAGCGATCACCAGCCGCTCCTCGGCGCGAGTGGCGGCGACATAGAAAAGCCGCCAATGCTCCTCCAGTTCGCGGCGCGCGGTCTGGTCAAGCAAGTCGGCCAGCGGCCCGCCAGCCTCGTCCTTGCGCGGCCGGAAAATCGGGACTGCATCGCCGCTATCGGGCGCCCATTTGAGCACGCGAGTCGGCGTGCGCGACGGATCGGCGGTCGCATCGGCGAGGATTACCAGCGGTGCCTGCAATCCCTTGGCGCCATGCGCGGTCATCACACGGACCGCGTCAAGCGGCGCGGACGGATCGCGCACGATCTCGACATCGCCGCGGTCGAACCAGTCGAGGAAGCGCTGCAGCGATGGTGTCGACTGCGTCTCGAAATCGAGTGCGGCGTTGAGCAGTTCCTCGATCGGGTCGCGCGCTTCCTGACCCAGGCGGCGCAGCATCTTGCGACGCCCGTCGAGCGGCCCCGAGAGCAGTTCCTCGAGAAATTGATAGGGCGTGGCAATATCGGCGCGTGCAAGCATCGCCAGCAACGGCGCGAGCCGCTCCGTCGGCTGGGTGCGACGCAGATGCGCCCATAAGCTGCCCGACCCGCGTGGGACGGCGGCCATCAGATCGTCCTGACTCCAGCCGATCAGTGGCGACACGAGCAGGCTGGCCAGTGAGAGATCATCGCCCGGCTGCAATACGAAACGGATCGCGGCGAGCAGGTCCTGAACGCTGAGCGGTGCGTTCAAGCGCAAACGATCGACGCCCGCGACGGGCACTCCCTCGGCATAGAGCCGCGCCACAATCAGCGAGGCGAGTTCGCCGCGCCGCTTGACCAGGATCATCACATCCTCAGGGCGGAGCGGTCGGCCCTGGCTTTCCAGCATCAGGGGCGCCGAGCCGTACAGCCAGTCCTTCAAGGTCCGCGCGATGCGTGTCGCAAGCGCGCGGGTCGCGTCGGGAATCCAACCCTCGGCATCCTCTTCGCTGCCGCCGGAGACGATCGGCGGCCATAGGGTCACCGTGCCCGGGCCGGCCACCTCGCTGGCATGAAGCTCACGATCGGCGATTGCGCCAAGTCCCGGATCGCCGATCGAGTCGATCGCGGCATCGACGAATTCCAGCACCGGTTTGGTCGAACGGAATGACGAGGTCAGCGATAAACGCTCGAACGGCACACCATCGTCGCCGATCGCTTCGGCCTTGGCGAGGAAACGCTGTTCGGCGGCGCGGAAGAAGATCGGGTCGGTGCCCTGGAAACCGAAGATCGCCTGTTTATAGTCGCCTACTGTGAACAGCGTACGGACGCGTTCGCCATGCACGCCGAGCCCTGAGAAAAATTCCTCGGCCAACGCCGCGACGATCGCCCATTGCCGGGGATTGGTGTCCTGCGCTTCATCGATCAGGATATGCTCGGTGACCTGGTCGAGCTTGTAGCGGACCCATTCGCCCATGCCCGGCTGAGCGAGCAATTCGACCACCGAATGGATCAGGTCGTCGAAATCGACCGCACCGATGCGCCGCTTGGCCAGCGCATAAGCCTTGGCATAGTCCCGCCCCACCGTCAGCGCGTCTGCGAGCAGATCGGCATAGGCGCCATGCACGCGCATCTGCAGCAGCGCGGAGCAATAATCATACATGCCGGTCGCGAGGTCGGCATAGTCCGGCTCCTGCGGCGCCTGTCCCTTGCCGAACGAGCGGATGTCGAGATCGGCCTTGGCCCAGATCTTGTTGAGTTCACCCAGCGTCGCCGCGCGCTCGACCGGCGATCGATCGAGCCAGGCCGAGACCAGGCCGGCACGTTCGATTCCGCTTTTGGTACCCCAACTGGCGTTGAACCCGCCGATCGCGTCGAGCGTTTCATGGTCGAACACACAATCGTCGCATGCCTCGGCGATCGCCGCTTCGATATTGCCCTCGGGCAGATCGAGCTGGCGACGCAGAAACGGTTGCAGGTCGA
This portion of the Sphingomonas sp. So64.6b genome encodes:
- a CDS encoding TonB family protein — encoded protein: MLSFAIAIALQMVTPPASDPQPIDLQKLISPADYPRDARSKAGIVTIEVAVSAEGKPTGCTVTESSRSVSLDTQSCKLAVKRLRFVPAQNGAGAAVSGVFRTVLTWTIGINKSPVMFNSTQTVAVLPSDYARPVKMRLEFDATGHSEACRIRESSGSHAIDQFACERILKDTAIAPLKAAKGITARAVRFMTLTFVAK
- the ppk2 gene encoding polyphosphate kinase 2, translated to MAFTLDPGSSAEMERIKQEIADSFDEELEMEIDESRLETLLADLADHPDREQVERRVYFRELFRLQHELVRLQDWVQHKGLKVVIIFEGRDSAGKGGAIKRITQRLNPRVCRVAALPAPNERERTQWYFQRYTAHLPAAGEIVLFDRSWYNRAGVERVMGFCTEEECEEFFRSVPEFERMLVRSGIILLKYWFSITDAEQEFRFNMRIHDPLKQWKLSPMDVESRRRWEDYTRAKEAMLERTHIAEAPWWVVEAVDKKKARLNCIAHLLDQIPYGDVPKAMVTLPDRVRHEDYIRQPVPPELHVPDRY
- the secA gene encoding preprotein translocase subunit SecA, which gives rise to MLGGLAKSLFGSSNDRYVKSLGAIVNKIADFEPTISAMSDEELANQTTVFRERLAGGTKLDDLLPEAFATVREAAKRVLGQRHYDVQMVGGIVLHRGEIAEMRTGEGKTLVATLAVYLNALPGLGVHVITVNDYLAARDAEWMGRVYKFLGMTVGVIIPNLSDAQRREAYHADITYGTNNEFGFDYLRDNMKYERASMVQRPFAMAIVDEVDSVLIDEARTPLIISGPTDDKSDLYKSVDAVVKQLVPGDYEKDEKQKTIILTEDGTEKVERMLEAAGLLEGQNLYDFENTQVVHHLNQALRAIVMFKADTDYIVKDGKVIIIDEFTGRMMDGRRWSDGLHQAVEAKEGVEIEPENQTMASITFQNYFRMYPKLSGMTGTAATEAAEFFDIYKMNVVTIPTNVDIQRVDEEDEFYKDTADKFQAIAKKIKYHADKGQPVLVGTVSIEKSELLSDFLVKEGVKHEVLNARQHEREAHIVAQAGRKSVVTIATNMAGRGTDIQLGGNLEFRINDELTEIAEGPERDAAIARIKSEIAVEKAAVLAAGGLFVLGTERHESRRIDNQLRGRSGRQGDPGLSRFYLSLDDDLLRIFGPDTLFARMMRNNIGDGEAIGSKWLSKAIETAQKKVEARNYDVRKQVVEYDDVMNDQRKVVYEQRSDIMDAETVGDVVEDMRAETVNAIVGDACPPNSYPEQWNVEALKEKLADTLNLDLPIQDWLTEEAVDPEMIEERVREAADALIVQKASELDPETWIQVEKSILLQNLDHHWKEHLATLDALRQVVHLRAYAQKTPINEYKQEAFSLFQRMLESIREDVTRTIAYAQFRMNDEPPQLPDLPDFITTHFDPFSGDDDTMDVDGGSGMITTRLPPLSIPQLDGSDIGEDPADWEGKVSRNSPCPCGSGRKYKHCHGAI
- a CDS encoding transporter, which gives rise to MIWGLDFTASASLAVETCDAPQPGPLRWLHLNLADHGTRNWIEGAALPADVRELLLSSDTHQRALVDGDTVGCVLHDFERDFDVADTARIGALRVALTPTLILTTRSHPIRSADIVRQRLERLPSLAGPAAALDLLVGAITENVAGISRTLSDEVRIAEDALLDGHDPPTTRDLIGIRRRIAQIHRMLGGMREVFHRLEEDEELPEALLATVEKLVQRLQSLDGDIIAVQGQLRLLREELDIQAAQRTNQNLYILSIMTALMLPATLVTGVFGMNTGGMPLTSSMGTLGATMLALGAAVATYLLLRWLGFVRR